Proteins found in one Alteromonas macleodii genomic segment:
- a CDS encoding helix-turn-helix domain-containing protein, translated as MNKSVYCEPFCIEKGRNFEVHHVKYDERDPYHCFMHFHEVHEFIIFEKIEGQYFYSQGESELDDFDIVFTPALETHNFSCSDREKSWFIVQFMPHVLGDEKMAKANAFFQHGLHLRLPKSRITEIQQQVHWLLESYQQDPNSARSLVLLQLLILTIGEYAKPALGGINQPITYSPLYEKMLPVINQFRSQSAVELSLIEAANMCHLSPSHFSRMFKQIFRVNFSEYALRHKLYSAARLLSQSTLSITQISYELNFSSPSHFIAQFKKQFSKTPRQFRASMTNTE; from the coding sequence GTGAATAAATCGGTGTACTGTGAACCATTCTGTATAGAAAAGGGACGAAATTTTGAAGTGCATCATGTTAAATACGATGAAAGAGACCCATATCATTGTTTTATGCATTTTCATGAAGTTCATGAATTTATTATTTTTGAGAAAATAGAAGGGCAGTACTTTTACAGTCAGGGAGAGTCAGAATTAGACGATTTTGATATCGTGTTTACTCCTGCACTTGAAACGCATAACTTCAGTTGCAGCGATCGAGAAAAATCTTGGTTTATTGTCCAGTTTATGCCGCACGTATTGGGCGACGAAAAAATGGCAAAAGCCAATGCCTTTTTCCAACACGGTTTACATTTACGACTCCCCAAGTCTCGCATCACCGAAATACAACAGCAAGTTCACTGGTTGTTAGAGAGTTACCAGCAAGATCCTAATAGCGCCCGCAGTTTAGTACTGTTGCAATTGTTGATACTTACTATTGGAGAGTATGCCAAACCCGCTCTAGGAGGTATTAATCAGCCAATAACCTATTCTCCGCTTTATGAAAAAATGTTGCCAGTTATTAATCAGTTTAGAAGCCAATCAGCAGTAGAGCTTTCTTTAATTGAAGCGGCAAATATGTGTCATTTATCGCCATCTCATTTTTCACGTATGTTTAAGCAGATTTTTCGCGTTAACTTCTCTGAATACGCGCTGCGTCATAAGTTATACAGCGCAGCAAGGCTACTCAGCCAATCAACATTGTCAATCACACAAATAAGTTATGAGCTAAACTTTTCTAGTCCATCTCACTTTATTGCACAATTTAAGAAGCAGTTCTCAAAAACGCCAAGGCAGTTTCGCGCTTCAATGACAAATACAGAGTGA
- a CDS encoding helix-turn-helix domain-containing protein, which produces MAGNTKFYEHIGDYLSAIGVDAPAHPLVASLKLKEKEIAERSSNVEPGTMLSGGFYFLSLKQIVEGQVHYGQTHYDCQTGTLYAIAPEQRVATFDIKTRGDVRILLLHPDYIRGHAIESLLRECGFFHYQINEALHLSISEKQTLANIFDALTAELSGPYEPSSRDIILSNITTLLHYCLRFYRRQFLQRREIFSDWYGRLIKELDRYYAREACHQLPELQEMSDALNVSSRYLSDALKAQMGLSAKACMQQYIIDKSKSMLLANMQSVNEIAYALGFDSPNYFSRLFKSKVGVSPNQYRKQRAEKH; this is translated from the coding sequence ATGGCAGGCAATACAAAGTTCTACGAACATATTGGTGACTACCTTAGTGCTATTGGTGTTGATGCCCCCGCTCACCCATTGGTTGCTTCGCTAAAGCTTAAAGAAAAAGAAATAGCGGAGCGGTCATCTAATGTTGAACCAGGCACGATGCTTTCGGGTGGCTTTTACTTTTTGTCGTTAAAACAAATCGTTGAAGGCCAAGTTCATTATGGGCAGACCCATTATGACTGCCAAACGGGCACTTTGTATGCCATTGCTCCAGAGCAACGCGTTGCTACCTTTGACATTAAAACGCGGGGCGACGTCAGGATTCTGCTGCTTCACCCCGATTATATTCGAGGACACGCTATAGAGAGCCTGCTTCGAGAGTGTGGTTTTTTCCACTATCAAATTAACGAAGCGCTTCACCTGTCGATTTCTGAAAAGCAAACACTGGCTAATATATTTGACGCATTAACTGCAGAGCTTTCGGGGCCCTACGAACCTTCAAGTCGAGATATTATCTTATCTAACATCACCACCCTTTTGCATTATTGTTTACGATTTTATCGACGTCAATTTCTACAACGGCGGGAAATATTTAGTGATTGGTACGGTAGACTCATTAAAGAGCTTGATAGATATTATGCCCGTGAAGCCTGCCACCAGTTACCTGAACTTCAAGAAATGAGTGATGCGTTAAACGTTTCGAGTCGCTATCTAAGTGATGCACTTAAGGCGCAGATGGGACTAAGTGCAAAGGCGTGCATGCAGCAGTACATCATCGACAAAAGTAAAAGCATGCTGTTAGCCAACATGCAAAGTGTTAACGAAATCGCTTACGCATTAGGGTTCGACAGTCCAAATTATTTTAGTCGTTTATTTAAATCAAAAGTAGGCGTTAGTCCTAACCAATACAGAAAGCAAAGAGCGGAAAAGCATTAA